TTCGTGAAGTCCGCCAAGTGGCGCATCGGCGAGCAGACCGTGCTCGAGCGGCTCGGTGAGCTGCACGAGGAGACCGGCGAGGGCGGACCCGTCACCTGGCACAAGATGGGCTCCGGCTGGTCGTGGTCGCGCAAGGCCGGCACCGAGGAGGACCACGCAGCCGACGCCGCCGAGGGCTGGGCCGAGATCAAGCGCGCGCTCGCCGAGGAGCGCCACGACCTCTACGTCCTCGACGAGTTCACCTACCCGATGAAGTGGGGCTGGGTCGACGTCGACGACGTCGTCTCCGCGCTGACGAGCAGGCCCGGGCGGCAGCACGTCGTCATCACCGGCCGCCACGCCGACCCGCGCCTGGTCGAAGCCGCCAACCTCGTCACCGAGATGGGCCAGGTCAAGCACCCGATGGAGGTCGGGCAGAAGGGCCAGCGAGGCATCGAATGGTGAGGCGAGCGTGGTAGCCCTCCCCCGGCTCATCGTCGCCGCACCGGCCTCCGGCCACGGCAAGACCACCGTCGCCACCGGGCTGATGGCCGCGCTCGCCCGCGCCGGCCACACCGTCAGCGGCCACAAGGTCG
This sequence is a window from Nocardioides sp. S5. Protein-coding genes within it:
- the cobO gene encoding cob(I)yrinic acid a,c-diamide adenosyltransferase; this encodes MPQGVPTTIPDDGLTTRERRNRPLIMVHTGPGKGKSTAAFGLAMRGWNQGFSIGVFQFVKSAKWRIGEQTVLERLGELHEETGEGGPVTWHKMGSGWSWSRKAGTEEDHAADAAEGWAEIKRALAEERHDLYVLDEFTYPMKWGWVDVDDVVSALTSRPGRQHVVITGRHADPRLVEAANLVTEMGQVKHPMEVGQKGQRGIEW